The Candida albicans SC5314 chromosome 5, complete sequence genome includes a region encoding these proteins:
- a CDS encoding uncharacterized protein (Has domain(s) with predicted translation initiation factor activity, role in translational initiation and cytoplasm localization): protein MSENLKRAESLFNRIMNQTTNNDSSTSSFASQSSTPTTPISESSPTTSNTTTANTSTSRSNILGSRKFNSSSYSVPTVSSNIPKLDIEKLTREALASVPESHHTLPYCWTIWYHSRNKKKEQGQKVSEELQESIEEQSPEQQQQQSVGVDSYLQTTNELEFIDFSTGNPIHHIASLEQLWSSFSSIKKTYTLNIGTEFLIFKTGVNPVWEDPINSKGGRWVFRFNRKIMDGYNNNDKKSNKQELFRKRTSLIWERLVLKTLTGSLIPDSNSSEIQELLLNDICGLVLSVRKDEDIISLWNSNLNFFGKKDQTKKLTSFQARRIICDSILRVIRECDLINQGSDCVETIDTGSNERVFGVSFDYRIHADNEREREKSIASNGANGSTTGGSTGSNSGQTYGNHYNRRYNKYNSNNSNNSNSNTASKTDSIAK from the coding sequence ATGTCGGAGAATTTAAAGAGAGCAGAATCATTGTTTAATAGAATAATGAATCAAACAACTAACAAtgattcatcaacatcatcatttgCATCACaatcatcaacaccaacaacaccaatacTGGAATCATCACCAACTACATCAAATACTACAACTGCCAATACTTCTACTTCACGCTCTAATATTTTAGGTTCCagaaaattcaattcatcttcatatTCTGTTCCTACCGTTTCATCTAATATTCCCAAATtggatattgaaaaattaactCGAGAGGCATTAGCTTCTGTTCCAGAGTCGCATCATACATTACCTTATTGTTGGACCATATGGTATCattcaagaaataaaaagaaagaacaaGGACAAAAAGTATCCGAAGAATTACAAGAGTCAATTGAAGAACAACTGCCagagcaacaacaacaacaaagtgTTGGAGTCGATTCATATTTACAGACCACTAATGAATTGGAGTTTATTGACTTTTCTACTGGGAACCCAATCCATCATATTGCTTCTTTAGAACAATTATGGAGTagtttttcatcaattaaaaaaacataTACATTGAATATTGGCActgaatttttaattttcaaaactgGTGTGAATCCTGTATGGGAAGATCCAATAAATTCCAAAGGAGGTAGATGGGTTTTCCGTTTTAATAGAAAAATCATGGATGggtataataataatgataagaAGAGTAATAAACAAGAGTTGTTCCGGAAAAGAACAAGTTTAATTTGGGAAAGATTAGTGTTAAAGACTTTAACGGGATCTTTAATTCCTGATTCGAATTCTAGTGAAattcaagaattattattaaatgatattTGTGGATTAGTGTTGAGTGTTCgtaaagatgaagatattaTAAGTTTATggaattcaaatttaaattttttcgGAAAAAAGGACCAAACCAAAAAGTTGACTTCATTCCAAGcaagaagaattatttgTGATTCAATATTACGTGTCATTCGTGAAtgtgatttgattaatcaAGGTAGTGATTGTGTTGAAACTATTGATACCGGTTCTAATGAAAGAGTTTTTGGTGTTAGTTTTGATTATAGAATTCATGCTGATaatgaaagagaaagagaaaagtCTATTGCTAGTAATGGTGCTAATGGTTCTACAACAGGTGGCAGTACAGGTAGCAATAGTGGACAAACTTATGGAAACCATTACAATAGGAGATACAACAAATATAACAGCAATAACAGCAataacagcaacagcaacacTGCTAGCAAAACAGATTCCATTGCCAAGTAA
- a CDS encoding metallodipeptidase (Putative metallodipeptidase; protein present in exponential and stationary growth phase yeast; Hog1-induced; Hap43-repressed; sumoylation target; Spider biofilm repressed) — protein MANFLVDELKTLGFTDIQLKELGTQPPPVQDANLQLPPIVLGRFGNDPAKKTVLVYGHYDVQPALKDDGWKTEPFTMHYDKEKEILYGRGSTDDKGPVVGWLNVIEAHNKLGWELPVNLVVCFEGMEESGSLGLDELVAKEAQNYFKKVDQVTISDNYWLGTTKPVLTYGLRGCNYYQIIIEGPGADLHSGIFGGIIAEPMTDLIKVMSTLVDGSGKILIPGVYDMVAPLTDKEDQLYDSIDFSVEELNAASGSQTSLHDNKKDILKHRWRFPSLSLHGIEGAFSGAGAKTVIPAKVVGKFSIRTVPDIESKKLDDLVFQHITSEFKKLNSPNKFKVELIHDGNYWVSDPFNDSFTAAAKATQDVWNVVPDFTREGGSIPITLTFEKELGVDVLLLPMGRGDDGAHSINEKLDVSNYINGCKTLGGYLHYYGKA, from the coding sequence ATGGCCAATTTCTTAGtagatgaattgaaaactttgGGATTCACtgatattcaattgaaagaattgggtactcaaccaccaccagttCAAGATGCTAATTTACAATTACCTCCAATTGTTTTAGGTCGTTTTGGCAATGATCCAGCCAAGAAAACTGTTTTAGTTTATGGTCATTATGATGTTCAACCAGCTTTGAAAGATGATGGTTGGAAAACTGAACCATTCACCATGCATTACGataaggaaaaagaaatcttgTACGGTAGAGGATCTACTGATGATAAAGGTCCAGTTGTGGGATGGTTGAATGTCATTGAAGCACATAATAAATTGGGCTGGGAATTGCCAGTCAATTtagttgtttgttttgaagGTATGGAAGAAAGTGGATCCTTGGGATTGGATGAACTTGTCGCTAAGGAAGCACAAAACTACTTTAAAAAAGTCGATCAAGTGACTATTTCAGATAATTATTGGTTAGGTACCACCAAACCTGTTTTGACTTATGGGTTAAGAGGTTGTAACTACtatcaaattatcattGAAGGTCCTGGTGCTGATTTGCACAGTGGTATCTTTGGTGGTATTATTGCTGAACCAATGACAGATTTAATCAAAGTGATGTCTACTTTAGTTGACGGCAGTGGTAAAATCTTGATTCCAGGTGTTTATGATATGGTTGCTCCTTTGACTGATAAAGAAGATCAATTATATGATagtattgatttttcagttgaagaattaaatgCTGCTAGTGGTTCCCAAACTTCATTACACGACAACAAGaaagatattttgaaacacAGATGGAGATTCCCATCCCTTTCATTACATGGTATTGAAGGTGCCTTTTCAGGTGCTGGTGCCAAAACTGTTATCCCTGCTAAAGTTGTTGGTAAATTCTCCATTAGAACTGTCCCAGATATCGAATCGAAAAAATTAGACGATTTGGTATTCCAACATATAACTTctgaattcaaaaaattaaactcaccaaataaattcaaagtTGAATTAATTCATGATGGTAATTACTGGGTTTCTGATCCATTTAATGATAGTTTCACTGCTGCTGCCAAGGCAACTCAAGATGTTTGGAATGTTGTTCCTGATTTTACTAGAGAAGGTGGTTCAATTCCAATTACTTTgacttttgaaaaagaattgggtGTTGATGTTTTACTTTTGCCAATGGGTAGAGGTGATGATGGTGCTCattcaatcaatgaaaaattagatGTAAGTAACTATATCAATGGTTGTAAAACATTGGGTGGGTATTTACATTATTACGGTAAAGCTTAA